tagagaaaattataaaactattaaaaagcaTCCGGAAAGACCTGAACATAGCATGTTCATGAACTGTAGGACTCACTAccataaagatgtcagttctcccaaaATTGATCTGTGGAGTCAGTGGAATTCCAGTCGAAATCACAGcagctttctgtgtgtgtgtgtgtgtgtgtgtgtgtatgtatattatttgtagactttttcaactgttctaaaattcatatgggagAGCAGGGGACTAAGAAATAACCAAGACAttcttgaagaaaaagaacaaggggGAAGAACTCACCTTCCCACATACCAGGTCTTACTAATAATAAGCTACAATTAAAGCAGTGGGGTATTGGCTGAAAGATAATACAGTTGACCAATGAAACAAATTCGATAATCCCAAAACAGGGCCATACATGTATGGAAATTTATGCCAACATCAGCAAGGAAAAGAtggacttttcaataaatgggaCTAGGACAATTGGTTTTTCATATGAGGGAAATAATTCAGACTTGGACCCCTGCTCACACTATACCCACAAATTGATTGCTAGTGGATCGAAGACTTAAATGTGAAAGTATCTAAGTTTGGGGGGTAAGGAAAATTTTAATACACAAAAGTGTAAATATTAATGTAATTGATTACATTAatattatgtatttgtcaaaaatgTCATGAATGAGGTGTAGAGATGGCAGCAGGCTGGGAGGTGGTGTTTGTGACTCACCTGCGGAGCCAGAGGCGGCCAGAGGGGGGCGTAGGGCcgagaagggggaggggcttgTTTTAGATGCGAGATGTTGAGCATGTTTGAAAGTTGAtgtgggaagaaggaaagaagattgGAAATACTAAAGAAAGATGAGATTGACGGAGCGGACTCTGAAGGGTTGAGAAATACGCGGATTCCAGACTGCGTGGAGAAAACCCCAGGCCTTGAAGCCTTCGTTTATAAACCTCGCTGGAGCGATGACTGTCCCCCGCCACTGCTCTTGCTCTCCCCCCACAGCTCGTACTTGACCGTCCGTTTCTCTGCTGGGCACCTGAGGGCGCAGTGCTGAGCACAGCTAGACCCAGGCTCTGCCTCAGTAGGTAGTTATTTATCAGTGGAGACAGACATTAATTTAAAGCGTGTAGAGTTTTGTAGACATTTTTGCattgttttatactttatttttttagatgtgtTTGCTTGAATAGATaactagaaggaaatagaaaaaactcAAACTCCCTTCTCAGAATAGAGATTAATATGAGGACTTTGTCCTTCAGTGAATTGAACCCGTGTGCTAAACACTGGGGTCACTGTCACCGACCCTTTCGTGGGTGCTCCTTTTCTCCCCAGGGATCGCAGCCAGCGTTGAGTGCGGCGCCGGGAACCGTGTGTGGGTGCTTCTCCCTGGGGTCATGCAGAGAGCATCCCGTCTGAAGAGAGAGCTGAGCCTGCTGGCTGCGGAGCCGCCCCCGGGCATCACGTGCTGGCAGGACGGGGACCGAATGGAAGCTCTGCGAGCTCGTAGGTGTCGCAGCAGACGTGACGGGTCACAACCCTGTAAAGGTTGTGCTGAAGTTTGAACACCTGTGTGTTCTTCTAAACTAGGGGACAGTTGCAAGGTCAAAGTGCCCCGCCATCTTTCTACCTGATTTGTTTGCATTTACAAAAGGTTTCCATGACATTTCTTCTTTGGCCTTTGATTCCATCTTTTACTGATTTGTAAGCCAAGATCTGGGTATCAGCTCTGAAGCAGCGTTAGTACCAAAGCTCACCTTCTCAAATATCTGTGAGGCCAGATGGGAAACGTAAGTGTTCAGAACACTGCGTTCCAACCCAAGCAGAACTGCACGTTGTATGTGATCTGAGGCCAGCGTTGTCCCCCTTCGGTTTTGATCTCCTGTGTATTCTTTGTTTGACACCAGCTTTGGGTGCACTGGTACATTGCATGGGGACTTGTTAAGCCCTGAGAGAGTTTCTGTCCCAGACCCAGCTTTTCCATTAGGACCAGACTGCATTAGGTCCATGGGGTGTGGTAATTCAGATCATCTGGTTACCTCTTGacgttttgttctttttttttttttaagagatattAGGTGGAGCAAACACACCTTATGAAAAAGGTGTTTTCAAGCTGGAAGTTAACATTCCTGAGAGGTCAGTGTGAACTATATCCTAAATTTCCAGGGTAAAGCGCAGTTACTGGAAGACAGAGCAGTGTACACTCTTAGAGTGTTGAACGCAGGAGTTAAAGGACCTGGATTGTAATCCTCGTCTTACCATGACTtaatgtgaccttgggcaagttatttcatgTCTCTGGAATTCGATTTCTTTTCCTTAACACTGAGCCGGATCACATCTaggcctcacccccaccccaccccctgcccgtcactgcagtaaaatatacataaaattgacCGTCTAAACCGTTTTTAGGCACATTGCTCAGTGGCGTTAAACGCGTTCACGTTGTCACCCAGCCGCCCCTCGTGCGTCTCCAGAACTTCTCCGTCTTCCCAACCTGAAAGCCCGCACCCATTAAACACTGGCTCCCCTGGCGGCCTCcgttctctctgcctctgtgttcAGGCCCCTTTTAATCCAGGTCTCCTGTACGGCTCTCATCAGGGGAGTGGTAGCTGTAGTGTCGTTTGTGATTCGTAGACACCTGTTCACCAGGCCAGGCTTGTTACAAGTCCTGAGAGAAGCAGCTCAGTAATCACGGGGGTGGGGCGTCAGTTCTGAGACCGATGGGGGTTTTCCAAATGCAGTGTATAAATCAAAATTAGATCCTGTTTTTCAACACccatctgtaaaaaaaataaaaatggggggGCATATTGAGGAAATCTGAGTAGTAGATGATATTGgaaagtaatttttatatttttttttcacaggtATACCGATAGTTTTGCAGCTCTGTAGGAAAGGGACCTTATTCTTAGGAGacacatgctgaagtatttagaggGTGAAGGGGCTTGATCCAGGTGGTGGGTATAAGAGGGTTTTCAGTACTATTATTTCAACTTTTCCGCTGCTCATagatttttgtaataaaaatttggCAAGAGCAAAGGTTTGCCTCTCAAAGGCTGTTGTCCTGGTCACCAGCAGCTGTTTATCATGTAGGCAGCAGTACTTTAGTAAAACTCGCGTGTTCTCCTGTGCTTCCAAAGGTACCCATTTGAACCTCCTCAGATCCGATTTCTGACTCCCATCTACCACCCCAACATCGATTCTGCTGGAAGGATTTGTTTAGATGTTCTCAAATTGCCGCCCAAAGtgagtggtgggggtgggggcgacCCTCTTCCCTTCCGTGGTCCTGGGCTCTAAAACCTGTGTTAGAGAAGCACGTTCTTAGGGCcgctctctgtctgtctgtctgcctaggGTGCCTGGAGACCGTCCCTCAACATCGCGACCCTGCTGACTTCTGTTCAGCAGCTCATGGCCGAGCCCAACCCCGATGACCCGCTCATGGCCGACATCGTAAGCACCCCCGGGCCCCCGCTCGCGGCCTGCTTTCCCCAGGTCCTGCTCTCCGCTGAGGAGGGTCGCGTAGCGGCTGCAGCTTGGTTACCAAGTCTCTTCTCTCTCCGTTGACCCTCTGCTTCCGTCTCAGTCCTCAGAGTTTAAATACAACAAGCCAGTCTTCCTCAGGAACGCCAGGCAGTGGACAGAGAAGCACGCGAGGCACGAGGTGGGGTGTCTATAAAGCTCCGGTTGCTCTCTTGTTGTGGTTCCGTTACGCGtgagtgtgtctctgtgtgtgtcagtGTTCCTTAGACTTGCCAGGTTCTTACTGAGCGCTAGGATGGCCAGTTGATCTTCTCCTACCGCAGCCTCCTACATAATTACTCAGCAGCTAGCTCAGCCGGCTGGAGGGTTTCCTGGCGGCTGCAGTCCACCCACGATACCACAGGGCAGCCGAGGTCTCTCGTTTAGGCCAGAGGAGCTCTTTGCAGGAgccggggagggcgggaggggaaGTGGgcgtggaggaagggaggaggagaaggagaagcgtCCCCATTTTTCATCGATTGTCCCCTCATTTAACAAAAGACAAGCTTCAGGAGCAGAGGCGAGCACACAGCGTTCTCGCTGAGCTGCCCCGTGCTTCGGACTGAGTTCCGTGGTGGTTAGCGTCACGTGTGGAAAGGGTTAAAAATTAACCAGCGCAGAGGAT
This genomic stretch from Kogia breviceps isolate mKogBre1 chromosome 1, mKogBre1 haplotype 1, whole genome shotgun sequence harbors:
- the UBE2T gene encoding ubiquitin-conjugating enzyme E2 T is translated as MQRASRLKRELSLLAAEPPPGITCWQDGDRMEALRAQILGGANTPYEKGVFKLEVNIPERYPFEPPQIRFLTPIYHPNIDSAGRICLDVLKLPPKGAWRPSLNIATLLTSVQQLMAEPNPDDPLMADISSEFKYNKPVFLRNARQWTEKHARHEADEEETPEKPPEAGDSEGPSEAQKRKATHLGGVEKKFCPDA